Within the Streptomyces sp. R41 genome, the region GGTTCGGGGCACGCGTCCGCGTCGCCGGCTCCGACGGCACCCGGGTCCACGGCGAGCCCCCGGCCCGCCGTGCTCAGCGTGGGCGCCCCCGCGCGCGCGGCCACCGATCAGCGGTGGTGCGAGAAGGTGACCGTCTCCTTCCGCAACACCGGTGGTACGGCGGTGCGTTCGGGCACGGTGACCTTCGGGACGCACATCATCGGGGCGCTCGGGATCGACTGGGCGACGATCGAGTCCACCGAGGACCTTCCCGCGCCGATCGCCGCCGGCGCGAAGAAGGACAAGACCTGGACGGTGTGCGTCGACGCGTGGCGCGTGCCACTGGGCATGCACATCGAGACGCGGGACGTGTCCGTCCAGTGGAAGTAGGGCTTCGCCCCACGCCCGTAGCCGTAAGGTTTCGCCCCGCCGGTGCTACTTGAGCGCGAGCCAAGCCACCGCGGCCACGACCACCACGGCGACGACGAAGCCGACGATCAGACCGATACGGGGCCCCGCCGGGGCGGCCGCCTGCTGCTGTCGGCCCTGGGGGGCCTCGTCCACGAACGCACGGAACATCTGGGTGCTACCCGCGGGGTCGTAGTTGCCCTCGGGGCCCTGGGTGTTTGCCATGGAGCAGGACACTAGCGAATGCGCCGGGGCTGCCCAAGTGCGGGGCCCACGGGGACTCGGTGATCCCGGCCATGGCTTCCCAGCGATCTCCCAGCCAGGCCACCCCTCCCACCTGCAAGTTTACGTTTGCCAATACTTGCCTTTGCCAAGTTTTTAGCCCTTCACACCCTTTTTAGTTTGCCTGCGGCAACCAACTTATTTATGGTTGCCCTAAGCAACGAATACGGGAGGTGCGATGGCCGAGCAGGCGCAGTACGAGGAATTGGCTCGTCAGCTCAGCGCCATCGGTGCCGTGAAGAGGGGCATGGGGCGGATCCTGCCGCCAGACTGCCCCGGGGGCTCCGCCGCCGTGCTGACACTGCTGGGCCGGTACGGCGAGATGCGGATGAGCAGGCTCGCGGAGCTGCTCTCCGTGGACATGTCCGTGACCAGCCGCCATGTCGCGCACGTCGCGGACCGGGGCTGGATCGAACGGTCCCCCGACCCGGCCGACAAGCGCTCACGCATCCTGCGTCTCACCGCCGCGGGCCAGGAGCAGCTCGACGAGCTCTCCCGGCGCACGTCGCGGCTCCTCGCCGACCGGCTGAGCGACTGGTCCGACCACGAGGTCGGGCTGCTCATCGCACTCATGGACCGGCTGCGCGAGAGCTTCGGCGACTGCCGTGCCACACCGCGACCGCCCCACCCGCACCCGTATGCGGCAGCGCAACCCGAACCGACCACCCGTACACCCGCGTAAGCACGTAAGAAAAGGAAGCCCATGCCAACGACCACACCAGCCGGTGTGCGGGGCTCTCACGCCAAGCACGGAGGCGCCGCCGACGGCGCTCCGATGACGCACCGGCAGATCATGGAGGCGCTCTCCGGGCTGCTGCTCGGCATGTTCGTCGCGATCCTGTCGTCGACGATCGTCACCAACGCACTCCCCGAGATCATCGGCGACCTGGGCGGCGGCCAGTCCGCCTACACCTGGGTCGTCACGGCCTCGCTGCTGGCCATGACCGCGACCACGCCCCTGTGGGGCAAGCTCTCCGACCTGTACAGCAAGAAGGCGCTCGTACAGATAGCCCTCGTCGTCTACGTGCTGGGATCGGCCGCCGCCGGTCTGTCCCAGAACCCCGGAATGCTCATCGCATGCCGTGTGGTCCAGGGCATCGGCGTCGGCGGTCTGTCCGCCCTCGCGCAGATCGTGATGGCCGCGATGATCTCCCCGCGTGAGCGCGGGCGCTACTCCGGCTACCTTGGCGCGACCTTCGCCGTCGCGACCGTCGGCGGTCCGCTGCTCGGCGGTGTCATCACCGACACCTCGTGGCTCGGCTGGCGCTGGTGCTTCTACGTCGGTGTGCCGTTCGCGATCATCGCGCTGATCGTGCTGCAGAAGACCCTGCACCTGCCCGTCGTGAAGCGGGACGTGAAGGTCGACTGGGGCGGCGCGTTCTTCATCTCCGCCGCGGTCTCGCTGCTGCTCCTGTGGGTCACCTTCGCCGGTGACAAGTACGACTGGATCTCGTGGCAGA harbors:
- a CDS encoding MarR family winged helix-turn-helix transcriptional regulator; this encodes MAEQAQYEELARQLSAIGAVKRGMGRILPPDCPGGSAAVLTLLGRYGEMRMSRLAELLSVDMSVTSRHVAHVADRGWIERSPDPADKRSRILRLTAAGQEQLDELSRRTSRLLADRLSDWSDHEVGLLIALMDRLRESFGDCRATPRPPHPHPYAAAQPEPTTRTPA